From the Cohaesibacter sp. ES.047 genome, one window contains:
- a CDS encoding ABC transporter ATP-binding protein encodes MNIGVKKPLVSVRNLVKYFPIKIGAFGSEKAVVHAIDDVSFDIYRGETLGLVGESGCGKSTTGFTILQLYRSTSGSVEFEGTDLASLSAKELRTMRKKAQIVFQDPYSTLNPRMTIGEALAEPMKVHKICPDSEIQSRISQLIRDVGLNPNVANRYPHEFSGGQRQRICIARALACNPEFVVCDEPISALDVSIQAQIINLLMDIQEKYNLTYLFIAHDLAVVRHISDRIAVMYLGKIMEIADKADLFKRPMHPYTKALLSAVPEADPDIERDRKRIILKGDVSNAIDPPSGCRFHPRCAYATEQCALTMPELEDHGEGHQVACIRLAEIEHESV; translated from the coding sequence ATGAACATCGGCGTCAAGAAGCCTCTGGTTTCAGTTCGGAACCTTGTCAAATATTTCCCCATCAAGATCGGAGCCTTCGGCAGCGAAAAAGCCGTGGTTCACGCCATCGACGATGTCAGCTTTGACATCTATCGAGGTGAGACCCTCGGCCTTGTGGGCGAGTCTGGCTGCGGCAAGTCGACCACCGGCTTCACAATTCTCCAGCTCTACCGCTCCACATCGGGCAGCGTCGAGTTTGAAGGAACGGATCTGGCGAGCCTGTCCGCAAAGGAGCTCAGGACGATGCGCAAAAAGGCGCAGATCGTCTTTCAGGATCCATATTCGACCCTCAATCCGCGCATGACCATCGGTGAAGCACTCGCTGAACCCATGAAGGTTCACAAGATTTGCCCCGATAGCGAAATCCAGTCGCGGATATCCCAGCTGATCCGGGATGTCGGCCTGAACCCCAACGTCGCGAACCGCTATCCGCATGAATTCTCTGGTGGCCAACGCCAGAGGATCTGTATCGCCAGAGCGCTGGCCTGCAATCCCGAGTTCGTTGTCTGTGATGAGCCGATTTCCGCGCTTGATGTGTCGATCCAGGCCCAGATCATCAACCTGCTGATGGACATTCAGGAGAAATACAATCTCACCTATCTGTTCATTGCCCATGATCTGGCGGTTGTTCGGCATATCTCGGACCGGATCGCAGTCATGTATCTGGGCAAGATCATGGAGATTGCGGACAAGGCCGACCTCTTTAAGCGCCCCATGCATCCCTATACCAAGGCGCTTCTGTCAGCCGTTCCCGAAGCGGATCCCGACATCGAGAGGGATCGCAAAAGGATCATCCTCAAGGGGGATGTCTCGAACGCCATTGATCCGCCTTCTGGCTGTCGGTTTCATCCGCGCTGTGCCTATGCGACCGAGCAATGCGCCCTGACCATGCCCGAACTTGAGGATCATGGTGAAGGCCATCAGGTTGCCTGCATAAGGCTGGCGGAAATCGAACACGAAAGCGTCTGA